In the Insulibacter thermoxylanivorax genome, one interval contains:
- the trpE gene encoding anthranilate synthase component I, with the protein MANAELQEVIRLAGQFNLVPIARTLMADTETPIRVFQQFYEEPYAFLLESAEGGVNLARYSFIGTDPFLIIRGKNGRFTVEYKDGTKEIAEGNPIEVLRRLFAAYRSPALPDLPRFTGGAVGFFGYDLLRYYEQIPSHRRDDLNMQDIEFMFCDQVIAFDHVKHQIKVIANVHIPEGADEDAIRRSYEQTVSSIERTVKRLQSTRHQEGLPVHELPADIELGEITSNVSEEQFMTNVEKAKGYIRSGEVQQVVLSQRFEMQTEISPLQVYRVLRMINPSPYMYVLKLCDEVIVGASPELLVRVEGDRVATRPIAGTRPRGAEEEEDLRLEQELLADEKERAEHQMLVDLGREDLERVSEEGSVKCDSFMEIERYSHVMHIVSHLSGKLREGKDFFDAFIACLPAGTVSGAPRIRAMEIIAELEQEARGAYAGSIGYLGFSGNLDSCITIRTIIFKNGKAYVQAGAGIVEDSNPKREYEETVNKAAALLKAIRMAETVFQQVPQ; encoded by the coding sequence ATGGCGAATGCTGAATTGCAAGAAGTGATCCGGTTGGCCGGGCAGTTCAATCTTGTACCGATTGCAAGAACACTGATGGCGGACACGGAGACACCGATCCGCGTGTTCCAACAGTTCTATGAGGAACCCTATGCTTTTCTGCTGGAAAGTGCTGAGGGAGGCGTGAATCTGGCGCGGTATTCCTTTATTGGAACGGATCCCTTCCTCATCATCAGAGGAAAAAACGGCCGCTTTACCGTGGAGTACAAGGACGGTACGAAGGAGATCGCTGAAGGCAATCCAATCGAGGTGCTGCGCCGCTTATTCGCCGCTTACCGCAGTCCGGCGCTGCCCGATCTTCCCCGTTTTACAGGCGGTGCTGTTGGTTTCTTCGGCTATGATCTGCTCCGCTATTATGAACAGATCCCTTCACATCGCCGGGATGATCTGAATATGCAGGACATCGAGTTCATGTTCTGCGATCAAGTCATCGCCTTCGATCATGTGAAGCATCAGATCAAGGTGATCGCGAATGTGCATATCCCGGAAGGGGCCGATGAGGACGCAATCCGCCGTTCATATGAGCAAACCGTGAGCAGCATCGAACGGACGGTCAAGCGTCTGCAATCAACAAGACACCAAGAGGGTCTGCCCGTTCATGAACTGCCTGCAGATATTGAACTCGGAGAGATCACATCGAATGTCAGCGAAGAGCAATTCATGACCAATGTGGAGAAAGCCAAAGGCTATATACGCTCTGGTGAAGTTCAGCAGGTCGTTTTGTCGCAGCGTTTCGAGATGCAGACGGAGATCTCGCCGCTGCAGGTCTACCGCGTGCTGCGCATGATCAATCCTTCTCCATACATGTATGTATTGAAGCTGTGCGATGAAGTGATCGTCGGCGCCTCGCCGGAACTTCTCGTTCGCGTGGAAGGGGATCGGGTGGCGACGAGGCCGATTGCCGGCACGAGACCCAGAGGCGCTGAGGAAGAAGAGGACCTTAGGCTGGAACAGGAACTGCTCGCCGATGAGAAGGAACGGGCAGAGCATCAGATGCTGGTCGATCTGGGACGAGAAGACCTCGAGCGAGTGTCGGAAGAAGGGTCCGTCAAGTGCGACAGCTTCATGGAGATCGAACGCTACTCCCATGTGATGCATATCGTCTCTCATCTATCGGGCAAGCTGCGGGAGGGCAAGGATTTCTTCGATGCCTTTATCGCCTGCCTGCCTGCGGGAACTGTATCCGGTGCGCCGCGGATTCGCGCGATGGAGATCATCGCTGAGCTGGAGCAGGAGGCGCGCGGAGCCTATGCGGGCTCCATCGGTTACTTAGGTTTCTCCGGCAATCTGGATTCCTGTATTACGATCCGCACGATCATCTTCAAGAACGGCAAAGCCTATGTACAAGCGGGAGCGGGAATCGTTGAGGATTCCAATCCAAAGCGGGAATATGAGGAGACGGTCAATAAGGCCGCCGCATTGCTCAAAGCGATCCGCATGGCGGAAACGGTGTTTCAGCAAGTACCCCAGTGA
- the trpD gene encoding anthranilate phosphoribosyltransferase, which yields MSTIDIKQAINKVVEGESLTKSEARDVMRTIMDGEATAAQIGALIAALRMKGETVQEIAGFAEIMREKAVQLPHNQTGVLDTCGTGGSGIRKFNISTTSAIICAALGVPVAKHGNRAMSGKSGSADVLEALGVNISINHEQAGRCLDEIKICFMFAQNYHPSMKHAAGPRKELGIRNIFNLLGPLTNPANAEYQVMGVYDRSKTELIAGVLKELGLKAALVVGSYDGLDEISIAAPTRVSELKDGQITTYDITPQELGLSESPLEQILGGEPAHNAKIVREVLGGARNAYRDIVLANAGASLYAAQRCASMAEGVQLAAHAIDSGAALAKLNELIDYTGVVSHVS from the coding sequence ATGAGCACGATCGATATAAAACAAGCCATTAACAAGGTTGTCGAAGGCGAATCCTTGACCAAGTCAGAGGCACGGGACGTGATGCGAACGATTATGGACGGTGAAGCAACGGCGGCACAAATCGGCGCCCTGATCGCGGCCCTGCGGATGAAAGGCGAGACCGTGCAGGAGATCGCCGGTTTCGCGGAGATCATGCGCGAGAAGGCTGTCCAGCTTCCGCACAACCAGACGGGCGTGCTGGATACCTGCGGCACCGGCGGCTCGGGTATCCGCAAATTCAACATATCGACGACTTCGGCAATCATCTGCGCAGCCCTCGGCGTCCCCGTGGCGAAGCACGGTAATCGGGCGATGTCCGGCAAGAGCGGCAGTGCCGATGTCTTAGAGGCGCTCGGCGTGAACATCTCGATCAACCACGAACAAGCGGGCAGATGCCTGGATGAGATTAAGATCTGCTTCATGTTCGCTCAGAATTATCATCCTTCGATGAAACACGCTGCCGGACCGCGCAAGGAGCTGGGGATTCGCAACATCTTCAATCTGCTTGGCCCTCTCACGAATCCGGCCAATGCGGAATACCAGGTGATGGGTGTCTATGACCGCTCGAAGACGGAATTAATCGCGGGTGTCTTGAAGGAGCTTGGCCTTAAGGCAGCCTTAGTCGTGGGCAGTTACGACGGCTTGGATGAGATCAGCATCGCGGCGCCTACTCGGGTGTCAGAGCTCAAGGATGGTCAGATCACTACCTACGATATCACTCCTCAAGAGTTAGGTTTGTCCGAAAGCCCATTGGAGCAGATCCTCGGCGGCGAACCGGCGCATAATGCGAAGATCGTGCGGGAGGTGCTGGGCGGCGCAAGGAATGCTTACCGCGATATCGTATTGGCCAATGCCGGCGCTTCCCTGTATGCTGCACAGCGCTGCGCAAGCATGGCGGAAGGCGTACAATTAGCGGCACATGCCATCGACTCTGGCGCCGCACTTGCCAAACTGAACGAATTAATCGATTACACAGGAGTTGTCAGCCATGTATCTTGA
- the trpC gene encoding indole-3-glycerol phosphate synthase TrpC: MYLDKIVITKREEVERLRTTLHPAEAERRIAELAPCRGFAEALSAGKRHRSMGLIAEVKKASPSKGLIRPDFNPVQLARTYEAAGADCISVLTDEVYFQGANEYLTEICRAVDRPLLRKDFIIDPLQIYEARLIGADAVLLIAAILSKQQIREYLQMARDLGMDALIEVHSREELEMVLELDGVSLIGVNNRNLHTFEVDLEHTRQLIDLMPKDVTIVSESGIASPQDIQWLASIGADAVLIGEYFMRQDDVAEAVHQLMGRMPA; this comes from the coding sequence ATGTATCTTGATAAGATCGTGATTACGAAACGAGAAGAAGTCGAACGTCTGCGGACAACGCTCCATCCAGCCGAAGCGGAACGCCGCATTGCGGAGCTGGCACCCTGCCGGGGCTTTGCAGAAGCTCTTTCGGCAGGCAAGCGGCACCGCAGCATGGGGCTGATCGCGGAAGTCAAGAAGGCATCGCCGTCCAAAGGGTTGATCCGTCCGGACTTCAATCCTGTACAGCTGGCCCGCACCTATGAGGCGGCCGGTGCAGACTGCATCTCGGTGCTTACGGATGAGGTGTATTTTCAAGGGGCGAATGAATATCTGACAGAGATTTGTCGGGCGGTGGACCGGCCGCTCTTGAGGAAGGATTTTATCATCGATCCGCTGCAGATCTATGAAGCGCGCTTGATCGGCGCTGACGCGGTGCTGTTGATCGCTGCGATCCTGAGCAAGCAGCAGATACGGGAATATCTGCAGATGGCAAGAGATTTGGGCATGGATGCCCTGATTGAGGTGCACAGCAGGGAAGAGCTGGAGATGGTTCTGGAACTGGACGGCGTCTCGCTGATCGGCGTGAACAACCGCAACCTGCATACCTTTGAGGTGGATCTAGAACATACGAGACAGCTGATCGATCTGATGCCGAAGGATGTGACCATCGTCAGCGAAAGCGGCATCGCAAGTCCGCAGGATATTCAGTGGTTGGCATCCATCGGTGCGGATGCGGTGCTGATTGGGGAGTATTTTATGCGTCAGGATGATGTGGCGGAAGCTGTC